The region ttgtaaaaCCAGCAAAGTCGAGTACATCTTCTAATATTAAATGCCATGAATTTAGAAAggaaaaatatgcaaatttttttataagataatttttatgtcatagtttaaaaatgttattatgattaattattttttcatatatgaTTTTAATTTAGTTACTATAAAATGAGTAAACGATTGTTTACCCTCGATGGAGGGAAAATAAGTGAATTTGAAAGACTAGGGTTGAgtcattttgattttttatcatgtaaatataatgaagaagaaaaaataaaaggaatAGAAAGTCTGGAGAAGATCCATTTAAGCTACCTATTAAGTGGatcaaatataataactaCTAATACTTATCAAGTTAATTTACATagtttaaaagaaaataatataagtattgaaaaaggaaaagaaattataaatacatatatagatatagcATATGAAAGttgtgaaaaatataaacaaataaaaaaaagaaatacatGTTTATATTCCGATTTAGAAACATATAAATCACCATATGATTATGTTaatcattttcaaaatattagacaaaatttaaatgtttgtaatattaatgatCAAATTAATGTAcaagaatattttaattatgtagatttacaaaatgatatacttgaaaaaaaaattaaaatgacAAAATCGTCAGATAATTTTATTGCATTTTCTAATGGATCCTATAATTCATCGtttcaaaattttactGAATATTCCGGGGTCTTTCAAAAGGGGAAAATATCACAAGGTgaggaaaaagaaaaaaataaagccAGCAAATTgcaaagaaataaaatgaacaaGGTACAGAACAAGGTACAGAACAAGGTACAAAACAAACTAACCAATCAGTATGACATAAGATTAAACCTAATTCCgtttaaaaaaactttCAAAGAAGTTAGAAGTCCCATTGAAATGATTCCAAAGTGTAAAAAGgtatatgaaaaatgtgAAACAAATGAGgataacaattttaaatataattttttacaaacacaaaaattatttaattatggaatcgaatattatatagatGTAACAGATGAAGAAATATTAGCTAattgtaaatttaaattagaATCATTTtgtagaaataaaaataaattaaattttttttcattattaacaTGTACAAATATAAGAGAAGTATTCACATTTTATAATgccataaaatattatgcaaCAAgctttaataataatgtaattataaattttttttgtaacgATCCGAAAAATATTGGATGCTCaaattattctttttttgatattgtatcattattattatatttagattcatataataaatatatttatgccATTGGCTTAAATTgtgttaatattaattatgctcataatttgtttttaccatttaaaaaatatatgtctaaatataataatataaatattgaattatataaaagtgaaaatcaacaaataaatccattcattaaaaatatattgagtaatataaaaaaaaatagatatatttatgatgttaattttttttgctccccaaataaaacattagACAAAGTTTcttttgataataatactGTCAATTTTCAAACCCATtctaaaaacaaaaaaatgcatgTTTATAATCATATCGAAAAATGGATTGATGTAGGAATAAATGGATTTGGTGGATGTTGCTACTACACTCCCTATGACATTTCATTGATTAATTATGGATTGTCCAAGATAGCTACATAAATTTTGGGGGTCGATGAAATTGTTTAGACTTTCCCATTTATTGCactaaacatataaaaaggaaCAGAAAAAATtggattatttttttgctaAAAACTATTTTACAGATATGGACCTCAAAAGAGATTTACAGTGAGGTAGAAAATATGCCACTTGCCAAggtagaaaataattttttttttttttttttttttttttgataatgaCTAATTTAATTATCGTTACACATTTCTTCTTCATCACTATCGGTTGCATCCGAATCGGAATCGATTGTTTCTTCTTGAGAAGACgattgattttttttttgaatttttttataaaactttGTATATATGTCATCTTTTTCGACAGTTTGAAATTTTGAtagattattattataaacatattcaATAGCTTtagacatattttttttagctacttgtttttttatagtaaAAATTGGTTTATCTGTATTTATTTCTCCTTTATATTCCATAAGTATATTGTcacaattatatacatgtctatatttatatttacaatacCATGCACATAAACATCgattatacatttttgtaCATGTATCATTACATGTACTACATTCTggcatattataatttaaactttctttcattttatttataattctaTTTTCTATCCTCCTTAAACCGacacataataaaaaacgtCCCCCATTTCGCCAGTCCAATGGGTACCTAGGAACAAGACTTGATGGAATCTGCAAAAtggataataaaataaaatcatgTACCATAACATccatatatacacatattgGCTTGATAATTtgattttccattttattcTTACCTTTGTTGTTGGGTAAACGGGGTCATACAATGCCTTCCCATGTTTGTGGTTGCCTGAAAAGTGgggaaaattaaaaaattgtaaaaaataggaaaattttgaaaattgttttgaaaaataaaacagaCGATACTacacaaattaataatgtttttCACATTtcttttgatatttttatctgtTTGAACCTCTATATCCAATAGGTCTTCTCCCTGTTGGTGCCTTGGGTAAGGTTGCCTTTAAAATGTTCAGTTTTTTAGGCATTTTTTCAAACTATATagctatattattattacataaatattgttTGTGTTTTACTACAtgtttttcatattttcatgagtgtaatttttttaatcttcCACAAGATGTAATACCATATTGCAACAATGTATAGGTTGG is a window of Plasmodium vinckei vinckei genome assembly, chromosome: PVVCY_14 DNA encoding:
- a CDS encoding homocysteine S-methyltransferase, putative → MSKRLFTLDGGKISEFERLGLSHFDFLSCKYNEEEKIKGIESLEKIHLSYLLSGSNIITTNTYQVNLHSLKENNISIEKGKEIINTYIDIAYESCEKYKQIKKRNTCLYSDLETYKSPYDYVNHFQNIRQNLNVCNINDQINVQEYFNYVDLQNDILEKKIKMTKSSDNFIAFSNGSYNSSFQNFTEYSGVFQKGKISQGEEKEKNKASKLQRNKMNKVQNKVQNKVQNKLTNQYDIRLNLIPFKKTFKEVRSPIEMIPKCKKVYEKCETNEDNNFKYNFLQTQKLFNYGIEYYIDVTDEEILANCKFKLESFCRNKNKLNFFSLLTCTNIREVFTFYNAIKYYATSFNNNVIINFFCNDPKNIGCSNYSFFDIVSLLLYLDSYNKYIYAIGLNCVNINYAHNLFLPFKKYMSKYNNINIELYKSENQQINPFIKNILSNIKKNRYIYDVNFFCSPNKTLDKVSFDNNTVNFQTHSKNKKMHVYNHIEKWIDVGINGFGGCCYYTPYDISLINYGLSKIAT